One Phoenix dactylifera cultivar Barhee BC4 chromosome 8, palm_55x_up_171113_PBpolish2nd_filt_p, whole genome shotgun sequence genomic window carries:
- the LOC103695856 gene encoding probable inactive receptor kinase At1g48480 has translation MASPFFLLLFFLLSSLPGGAPDLVSDRSALLAFRAAVGRLVLRWNDSATPCSWRGVVCEAGRVTVLRLPAVGLIGQIPVGTVGNLTALRTLSLRFNALSGSLPSDLAECSQLRNLYLQDNRLSGEIPAFLFSLQNLIRLNLAGNNFSGNISPEFNNLTHLGTLYLERNRLSGEIPELNLPGLVQFNVSFNQLNGSIPSKLRKMPAEAFLKTGLCGGPLGPCPGEIAPSPATEGPAGGAAEATHKKKKLSGGAIAGIAIGAAVGVLIILILVALLCRKRRSGAGKTSSLEAVAVSDKPPETPASAVAGRDMGAGEGGNGKGAAAAAKGEAAGKKLVFFGSGARPFDLEDLLRASAEVLGKGTFGTAYKAVLEMGTTVAVKRLKDVNLPEKEFREKIEAVGAMDHPNLVPLRAYYYSKDEKLLVYDYMPMGSLSALLHGNRGSGRTPLDWETRSGIALAAARGIEYIHSTGPSASHGNIKSSNILLTKSYEARVSDHGLAHLVGPTSTPARVAGYRAPEVTDARKVSQKADVYSFGVLLLELLTGKAPAQALLNDDGVDLPRWVQSVVREEWTAEVFDLELLRYQNVEEEMVQLLQLAIDCAAQYPDRRPTISEVVVRIEEIRRSSVEAGRRQDPQSIDDGDDQSSRRTDSIEGAKPTGSETLAI, from the exons ATGGCTTcccctttcttcctcctcctcttctttctcctctcctcgCTCCCTGGCGGAGCACCGGATCTGGTCTCGGACCGCTCGGCGCTCCTCGCATTCCGCGCCGCCGTCGGCCGGCTGGTGCTGCGGTGGAACGACTCGGCGACGCCGTGCTCGTGGAGGGGCGTGGTCTGCGAGGCCGGCCGCGTCACCGTCCTCCGTCTCCCCGCCGTGGGTCTCATTGGCCAGATACCGGTGGGCACCGTCGGCAACCTGACGGCGCTCCGGACGCTCAGCCTACGCTTCAATGCACTCTCCGGCAGCCTGCCGTCGGACCTCGCCGAGTGCTCCCAGCTCCGGAACCTCTACCTCCAGGATAACCGCTTATCCGGGGAGATCCCTGCATTCCTCTTCTCACTTCAGAACCTCATACGCCTCAACCTCGCTGGAAACAACTTCTCCGGTAACATCTCGCCTGAGTTCAACAACCTCACCCACCTCGGCACGCTCTACCTCGAGAGAAACCGGCTGTCGGGCGAGATCCCGGAGCTGAACCTTCCGGGCCTGGTCCAGTTCAACGTCTCATTCAACCAGCTCAACGGATCTATTCCGTCCAAGCTGCGGAAAATGCCGGCCGAGGCGTTCTTGAAGACGGGGCTCTGCGGCGGGCCCCTGGGCCCCTGCCCCGGCGAGATCGCGCCATCGCCGGCGACGGAGGGGCCGGCGGGCGGAGCGGCCGAGGCGAcgcacaagaagaagaagctctCCGGCGGGGCGATCGCCGGCATCGCGATCGGAGCCGCCGTCGGAGTCTTAATCATCCTCATCCTGGTGGCCCTCCTCTGCCGAAAGAGGAGGAGCGGCGCGGGCAAGACGAGTTCGCTGGAGGCGGTGGCTGTGAGCGATAAGCCGCCGGAGACTCCGGCATCGGCCGTGGCGGGGAGGGATATGGGTGCCGGGGAGGGAGGGAACGGGaaaggggcggcggcggcggcgaagggGGAGGCGGCGGGGAAGAAGCTGGTATTCTTCGGGAGCGGGGCGCGGCCGTTCGATCTGGAGGATCTATTAAGAGCCTCAGCGGAAGTACTAGGGAAGGGAACGTTCGGGACGGCGTACAAGGCGGTATTGGAGATGGGGACGACGGTGGCGGTGAAGAGGCTCAAGGACGTCAACCTCCCCGAGAAGGAGTTCCGGGAGAAGATCGAGGCCGTCGGTGCGATGGACCACCCCAATCTGGTGCCCCTGCGGGCCTACTACTACAGCAAGGACGAGAAGCTTCTTGTCTATGACTACATGCCCATGGGCAGCCTCTCCGCCCTCTTGCATG GGAACAGGGGATCTGGTCGGACCCCTCTCGACTGGGAGACACGGTCCGGAATCGCTCTTGCAGCAGCCCGTGGCATCGAGTACATCCACTCGACGGGCCCTTCAGCCTCGCATGGAAACATCAAGTCATCCAACATTCTGCTAACCAAATCGTATGAAGCCCGAGTCTCAGACCATGGGCTTGCCCACCTTGTAGGTCCAACCTCCACCCCTGCCCGTGTTGCCGGCTACCGTGCTCCTGAGGTCACCGATGCCCGAAAGGTCTCCCAGAAGGCTGATGTATACAGCTTTGGTGTGCTCCTGTTGGAGCTGCTCACCGGCAAGGCCCCGGCGCAGGCCCTCCTCAATGATGACGGTGTCGACCTGCCAAGGTGGGTACAGTCGGTTGTTCGGGAGGAGTGGACGGCAGAGGTGTTTGATCTGGAGCTGCTGAGGTATCAGAATGTGGAGGAAGAGATGGTGCAGCTCCTGCAGCTTGCTATAGACTGTGCTGCTCAGTATCCTGACAGGCGGCCCACGATATCTGAGGTGGTGGTCCGGATCGAGGAGATCCGCCGATCAAGTGTTGAAGCTGGCCGGCGGCAAGACCCCCAGAGCATCGACGACGGTGATGACCAGTCCTCAAGGAGGACTGATTCCATTGAGGGGGCTAAGCCCACTGGGTCCGAGACTTTAGCTATATGA